AGGCTGCGCAACTCAAGCCCATGGGCATGGTGGTGGACAGCGAGGGCATTGCCCCGACAGCCAGCGACTGGCAACGCCACCCACCCAAGCTCATTTACGTGACCCCTTCGCACCAATACCCCACGGGCAGCGTGTTGAGCCTGACGCGGCGCCTGGCCCTGATCGAGCAGGCGCGTGCCGCCTCAGCGCTCATCATCGAAGACGATTACGACAGCGAGTTTCGCCACGAAGGGCCGCCGCTGGCTTGCATGCAAGGGCTGGCGCCGGATGCGCCGGTGGTGTACCTGGGCACCTTCAGCAAAACCATGTTTCCGGCGCTGCGCATCGGATTCATGGTGGTGCCAGCCGCCTTGATGTCTCCGCTCAGTGCCCTGCTGGCGCGCACCACGCCAAGGGGGCGTGCGGCCGACCAGCTGGCGCTGGCCGAATTCATGCAAAGCGGTCAGTTCAGTGTGCATTTGCGGCGCATGCGCCGCTTGTACCGGCAGCGGCGCGATGCGCTGGTGGCTGCGCTGGAGCGCCAACTGGGCGATGTGGCCGATGTATACGGTGGCTCAGCTGGCATGCATCTGGCGCTGCGCCTGCGCAACCCGCGTGCCGACGACGCCGGGATAAGCCGGGCGCTGCAAGCCCGGGGCATCGTGGCCCCGGCGCTGAGCGAGCAGGCCATCGGCAAGCGTGTGCAACCCTGGCGCGGTTTGCTGCTGGGCTATGCCCAGGTGCCTGTGGAGCAGATGCCGGCGTTGGTGAAAGGGCTGGACGCGGTGGTGCGCCGTTGGGGATAGTGCGGTTGTTCAGCGCGCTCGCTGCGCCTTGGCCGGTTGCTGCTCCGGTGGCGCTGCCCGGATCACGGCAAGCATGTCTTCGACAGAAGCAGCCATTGCAGCAGCATGATGGTTTTTCCGTCTTGAATGCGGCCACCGGCAACCCATTCCATGGCCTGCTTCAGCGGCAGTTCGATGACTTCGATGTCTTCCCCCTCGGCCGCTTTCCCTCCGCCCGCTGACACGCGGTCAGCGGCTTCATATTCGGCAACAAAAAAGTGCAGTTTTTCTGTCACCGATCCCGGGCTCATGTAGGCGTCGAAGACCTTCTCTGGCGCGCGAATGCGCAAGCCAAGTTCTTCTTCCGTTTCTCGCTGGATGGCGCGGGCAGGGTCGTCGCCATCGAGCAGGCCGGCGCAGGCTTCGATCAGCATGCCGTCCGGGCAGCCGTTGACATAGGCGGGAAACCGGAACTGGCGCGTCAGCAACACCGTGCCGTGGGCGCGGTTGTAGGGCAGGAGCACGGCTCCGTTGCCGCGGTCATAGGTTTCGCGGCATTGGTGTTGCCAGCTGCCATCGCTGCGCTGGAAATCGAAGCAGGTTTTCTTGAGGACGAACCAGTCGTTGGACAACACCTGTTCTTGCAGGTTGCGCAATCGGCCGGGGAGCTGTGGGCAGGCGCTGTTCGTCATGGTTGTGTGCTGTCCGTTGCGGGCGTGAGGCGCGGCAGTTGCCCGATATCGGTGAACACCGTCAGACCCAGTTCCTGTGCACGGGCGACGTCCAGATCGGCGCCGCGCGATGCGCCGGGTATGCGCAGAACGGCATCGCAGCGGGCCAGCAGCCGGTGGGCCACGGGATATTGGTAGGCGTTGAAGACAGCGTCACCGGGCGCCCGGCCGCCGGCCGCATGAATGATGGGCAAGGCCATCCATTCGCCCACCAAGGGCAGGTGGCCGCGCTCGTAGATGGGCAAAGCCCAGCTTTCCAGACGCTCACGGTTGGCGGCGATCAGCGCCGGGTCGCCCTGGGTGCCAGAAAGGTAGGGGCCGCAGATGAGCACCAGCAGGGGTTGCACGCTTGAGAGCGATGAGTGTGGCATGGGCGGATGGTGTGGTGGTTGATCGAAGGTGTGACTGTGAATCAAAATTCAAAATCGTGCAAGTTCATGCATAAACGTGCAAAAATGCGAATAGGAAAATGAGCTGCTCAACACATTGAGTGGCTCGCGCGTTTCTTCGGCCCATTCATGTTCTGATGCCTTCTTATGCTGACCTCTCAACGGAAAAAAATCCTGCTGCAACGCCTCGCAAGCGAGGGCCATTTGGTGGCCAAAGACCTGGCGCTGGAGTGGGCAGTTTCAGAGGACACGGTTCGCCGCGATCTGCGGGAGTTGGCCCAGGCAGGCCAGTTGCAGCGGGTGCATGGTGGTGCGTTGCCTGCGTCGGCGGCGGTGGGGGATTTGCAGGTTCGGTCGCAGCTGTTCACCGATGAAAAAGTGGCGTTGGGGCGCGCTGGGGCGGCGATGATTCAATCAGGCCAATTGGTGATTCTGGACGGCGGCACCACCGCGTTGCAGGTGGCCCGGCACCTCAGCCCCGAGCTGCGCGCCACCATCGTGACGCACAGCCCGAATGTGGCGGTCGCGCTGGCTGAGCATCCGCATATCGAGATCATCGTGCTGGGCGGGCGCCTGTTCCGCCATTCGATGGTCAACGTCGGCGCGTCGGTGATGGAGGCGGCGGCGCAGTTGCGTGCCGATGTGTATTTCATGGGGGTGACCGGGGTGCACCCGGATGCGGGCTTGAGCACGGGCGACGCCGAAGAAGCCGCCGTCAAACGCTGTTTGCACCAGCGTGCGGCCGAGACGGTGGTGCTGGCCTCCACCGAAAAGCTGCTGGCCGCATCGGCTTTTGTGGTGGCGCCTTTGGCTGCGGCGAGCAGGGTGGTGGTGCCCGCTGGAACGCCCGTCAACACGGTGAAGGCGTTGAAACGCGGTGGTGTGAACGTGCAGCGGCTGCCCAAAAGTTGAGTTGAGTGCCCTGGTGTGCAGCGAGGGCTGGACAGAATTCGGGATTTAGAATACTGTACGTATCAACAGTATTTAAAACCTTCCTTTTGATCCCTCCACGTCTTCACCCCCATGTCTCCCGCCGCCACTTTGCTGGCCGATGCCCTGCCATCGGCCGGGTCTTCTGCCCTCTGCGTCAACAGCCACGCCAGCTTCGTGCCCAGCGCGTTGCCGGCTGCTGTGTCTGCGGCGTTGTGGCGTGGCGATCAGCTGGGCAGCGCGGTGGCCCGCGTTTATCCCAGCGGGTTTGAGGCGCTCGATGCGGTTTTGCCCGGTGGCGGTTGGCCGGGCCACAGCCTCACCGAAATTCTGACGGCCCACAGCGGCTCTTTGGAGTGGCGCTTGCTGGGCAGCTTGTTGCGCGACGTGTGCGCCGCCGGGCGCTCGGTGGTCCTGCTGGGGCCGCCGCGGCAACCCCATGTGCCGGGGTTGCGGCTGGTGGGTTTGAGCGACAAGCAACTGGTCTGGATCCAGGCCGAAACGCCGGCCGAGCGGCTCTGGAGCGCCGAGCAACTGATCAAGGCCAACGCTTGCGGCGCGCTGATCGCCTGGTTGCCGCAGGTGCGGGCTGAGCAGATTCGGCGCTTGCAGGTGTTGGCGGCGGGCTGTGAGGCGCCGGTGCTGGTTTGCCGCCCGGCGAGCGCGGCGCAGGAGTCGTCGGCTGCGCCGCTGCGGCTGCTGGCGCGCACCGGGCTGGACTGGGAATTGCTCGTTGACGTGTTCAAGCGCAAGGGCCCGCCGCTGGATGCCACGCTGCGCCTGCCCAGCGTGCCCGCGGGTTTGCAAAGCATTCTCACGCCACGCCTGCGGCTGCCCAGCGCGTTGAGACCACGCGACTTGCCGCGCGATCCTGCGCGTGTTTTGGTTATTGACCGTGAGGCCGAGCATGCTCTGGTCCGCACTCCTGTTATTGCCTCCGCCGAGCGACACCGCACCGTCCCCCATTGAGCCCGCCACGTTGCAGGCGGTGGCGATCTGGGCGTTGCAATTCACGCCCCGGGTGGCCCTTGCCGACGATGCGGTGCTGATGGAGGTGGCGGGCAGCGTGCGCCTGTTTGGCGGGCGGCGGGCGCTGCGCGACCGGGTGTGGGGCGAGGGCCAGGAACTGGGTGTGGGCCAGCTGGCCTGGGCGCCCAACAGTCTGGCGGCGCTGGCGTTGGCGCGGGCGGGGCGGGAAAACGGTTTGCGTGGGCTCGATGCCCTGCTCGATGCGTTGCCCATGATGGTGCTGAGTGCGGTGCGGCCCCATGCGCTCACGCTGGCCCACATCGGCTGCCGCACGCTGGGCGATGTGCGTGCCTTGCCGCGTGGCGGCATCGCCAGGCGCTTTGACAAAACGCTGTTGCATGCGCTGGACCAGGCTTACGGGCTGGCGCCCGAGGGGCATACATGGGTCAATCTGCCCGAAACGTTTGAAGCGCGGCTGGAGCTGGTGTTTCGCGTGGACGATGCGTCGGCCTTGTTGTTCGGTGCACGGCGTTTGCTGCTGCAAATGTGCGGCTGGCTGGCGGCGCGCCACAGCGGGGTCACTGCGTTCACCCTGCATTGGTCGCACGATGTGATGCGCTCACGCGAAGCGGGCGAGGGTGGGCAGTTGACGGTGGGCACGGCCGAACCCATGCGCGATGTGGAGCACCTCTGCCGCCTGCTGGCCGAGCACCTGGCCAAGGTGGAACTGGCCGCGCCCGTGGGCGACCTGAGGCTCACGGCCGATACGGTGCACCGGCTCACCGAATCCAGCGCTTCGCTGTTGCCCGACAACGCCGTGCACCAGGGCGAAACGCTGCACCTGGTGTTGGAGCGGCTGGCTGCGCGGCTGGGGCCGGAGCGGGTGTTGCGCCCGGTGTTGACCGAAGATCACCGGCAAGAATGGATGTGCCGCTGGCAAGCTGCGCCTTTGGCGTTGCCCAAAAAACCCGTTCCCGGGCCGGAGCTGCCACAGCCCACGTTTGTCTTGCCGCTGCCCTTGCGCCTGGCCATGCGGGGCAACCGTCCGATTTACCAGGGCGAACTGCAATTGCTCGCCGGGCCGCAGCGGGTGGAGGGCGGCTGGTGGGACCGGGTGGCTTCTTCGGATTCTGGTGAACAGGTTGAAGAAACCACGCGCCATGTGGCGCGGGATTATTGGGTGGCGTTGTCGGCATTGGCGGGCGTGTTGTGGGTGTTTCAGACGCGGCTGGACGAAGCGCCGGCTTGGTATCTGCACGGGCACTTCGCTTGATGAATACGCCCCCACGCTCCGCCGCTGCGCGGGTCCCTGCCCCCCAAGGGGGCTGGGCCAGCCTTGGGGCGGCCCGGCGGCAGGCCCGGCTCCCCCCTGCCGCGCTTCGCGCGACCCCCCGAGGGGGCGGCACTGGCCGTCCGGCAAAGCCGGCCCGGCGGTGCCCTGGGTTGAACTTCCTCGCTGTTCGACTGGGTTGTCTTTCCGCTGAGCGTCCATTTCATCCGTCTCCCAAAGGGGCCGCCGACCCTGGTGACTTCCCATGACGCCACAACCCCTTGGCATCCCGCCCTACGCCGAGCTGCGGTGTCTCTCCAACTTCAGCTTCCTGCGCGGCGCGAGCCGCCCTGAGGAACTGGTGGAGCGGGCCAAGGCGCTGGACTACACGGCCTTGGCGTTGACCGACGAGTGCTCGCTGGCCGGCATCGTGCGTGCGCATGTGGCGGCGAAAGAGCAGGGGTTGAAGCTGCTGGTGGGCAGCCAGTTCAAGGTGCAATGCTCGCACCCGTTCACGCTGGTGGTGATCGCGACCAACCTCAACGGCTATGGCAACCTGTGCGAGTTCATCACGCGCCTGCGCCGCAGTGCCGCCAAGGGTACTTACCGGTTGGACCTCGGCGGGATCGATCCGAAAAAGCTCGTCGACTGCCTGGTGATCGCCGTGCCCGACCGCGCGAGTACACAAGCTCAGATGGATGAAACGGCCCGCTGGCTGCTGGCGCAGTTCACCGGCCGCTGCTGGCTGGGCGCGGAGCAGCTGCGCAAACTCGACGACGAAATGCTGTTGCACCAGTTGCGCCAGAGCAGCGCGCTCACGGCGGTGCCGCTGGTGGCCGTGGGCGATGTGCACATGCACCTGCGCTCGCGCAAACCGCTGCAAGACGTGCTCACCGCCACGCGCGTGGGCAAGCCGCTCACCGAGTGTGGCTACGCGCTGGAGCCCAACGCCGAGCAGCGCCTGCGCTCGCGCCTGGCGCTGGCCCAGATCTACCCGGACGACCTGATGCGCGAGACGCTGCGTGTGGCCGAGCGCTGCGATTTTTCGCTTGACGAGCTGAGCTACCAATACCCCGGCGAAGTGGTGCCCGAGGGCGAAACACCCGCCAGCTACTTGCGGCGCATCGCCTACGAAGGCGCGGGCTGGCGCTGGCCGGCGGGCATCTCGGCCAAGGCGCACGATCAGATCGAATACGAGCTGGCGCTGATCACCGAGCTGAACTACGAACACTATTTTTTGACCGTGTACGACATCGTGGCCTTCGCCCGCTCGCAAGGCATCCTGTGCCAGGGGCGCGGCTCGGCGGCCAACAGCGTGGTCTGTTATTGCCTGGGCATCACCGAGGTTGACCCCGCGCGCACCTCGGTGTTGTTCGAGCGCTTCATCTCCAAAGAGCGCAACGAGCCGCCCGACATCGATGTCGACTTTGAACACGAACGGCGCGAAGAAGTCATCCAGTACCTGTACCGCAAATACGGCCGCGAGCGCGCCGCGCTCACCGCTGCCGTCATCAGCTACCAGCCTCGCAGCACCATCCGCGATGTGGGCAAGGCGCTGGGTTTTGAGGAGAGCACGCTCAGCGCGCTGGCCAAAGGCCATTGGTGGTGGGACGGCAAAACCATCGCCGTTGAGCGCCTGATCGAAGTGGGCCTCAATCCCGATGACCTCGCCGTGCGCCAGCTCATTCGCCTCTCCGCCCAGCTCATGGGTTTTCCGCGCCACCTCTCGCAACACACCGGTGGTTTCGTTCTCACGCGCGGGCCACTCTCGCGTCTGGTGCCGATTGAAAACGCCAGCATGGCCGACCGCACCGTGATCGAGTGGGACAAAGACGATCTCGACGCCATGGGCCTGTTGAAGGTGGACGTGCTGGCGCTGGGCATGTTGACCGCGCTGCGCAAGTCGCTGGATTTCATCAGCGCGCGCAAAGGTTATGTGTTCCAGATGCAGGACATCCCGGCCGAAGACGAGGCCACCTACGACATGATCTGCGCCGCCGACACCGTGGGCGTGTTCCAGATCGAGAGCCGTGCGCAAATGAGCATGCTGCCGCGCCTGCGCCCGCGCTGCTTTTACGACCTGGTGATCGAGGTGGCGCTGGTGCGCCCCGGGCCTATTCAAGGCGGCGCGGTGCACCCCTACCTCAACCGCCGCCAGGGCAAAGAGCCCATCACCTACCCCAAGGCGCTCGACGCCGCGCTGGAGCGCACGCTGGGCGTGCCCGTGTTCCAGGAGCAATGCATGCAGATCGCCATCATCGCGGCCGGCTTCACGCCCGGTGAGGCCGATGGTCTGCGCCGCGCCATGGCCGCCTGGAAACGCAAAGGTGGCCTGGGCAAATACGAGCGGCGCCTGATCGACGGCATGACCGAGCGCGGTTACGAGCCCGAATTTGCCAAAGCCGTGTTCGAGCAGGTCAAAGGCTTCTCCAGTTACGGCTTCCCCGAAAGCCATGCGGCGAGTTTTGCTTTGCTGGTTTACGCCAGCTGCTGGATCAAACACCACCACCCCGCCGAGTTCCTCGCCGCCATGCTCAACAGCCAGCCGCTGGGGTTCTACACGCCCAGCCAGTTGGTGCAAGACGCGAAGCGGCATGGCGTGGAAGTGAGGCGAGTGGATGTGATGGTGAGCGATGAAGATTGCACGCTGGAGGAGGTTTTTGAAGCGGATGCCTTCGAAGAAGACGCTGGACTCCATCACTCGCGCTCCCTCAATTCCGCTCACCCTGAGCCTGTCGAAGGGCCTACACACAAGCCAGGATTTGCACAAAGGCTTCAATCCTTCGACCAGCTCAGGACAGGCCAAACACAGCCCGAACGGATCGTTTGCGAAGATCGCCCGCAAGTGTTCGCCGTGCGCCTCGGCCTGCGCATGGTCAGTGGCCTCAAAAGCGAAGCCATCCAGCGCATCATGGCCGCGCGTCGCGAGCGGCCTTTTGATAGCGCGGACGACCTAGCGAGAAGAGCAAGCCTTGAGCAAGGCGACATGAAGCAACTCGCCGCCGCCGACGCCCTGCAATCCCTGAGCGGCCACCGCCGCCAACAGGTGTGGGATGCAGCCGCCTTAAAAAGCGCACCCATCCTGCTCAAAGATGCGCCTGTGGACGAAGACTGGCTGGCCCTGAAAGAAGCGCCCGAAGGCGAAGCCATCGTGTGGGACTACGCCAGCCTCGGCCTCACCCTTCGCCGCCACCCGCTGGCGCTGCTGCGCCCGCAACTGACCAAGCGCCGCTTGCAAGCCGCAGAAGAACTGATGGCCTGCCCCAACGGCCGCCCGGTGCGCACCTGCGGCATCGTCACCGTGCGCCAGCAGCCTGGCACGGCGCACGGCGTGGTCTTCGTCACCCTGGAAGACGAAACCGGCACCGTGCAGGTGATCATCTGGCGCGCCTTGCGAGAACGCTTTCAGCAGGCGTTGCTGGGTGCGCGGTTATTGGCCGTGCGCGGCGTGTGGCAGCGCGAAGGGGATGTGGGCAACCTGATCGCCGGACACCTGGAAGATCTCACGCCCTTATTGGGAAGGCTGGCCACGGGGAGCCGGGATTTTCATTGAAGGTTGCTGTTCATTGGCGGGCCCGTCGCATGCCATCCATGCGGTCAAAAACATCCTCGAAAACCACCGGTTTCAATAAGCCTTGTGTGCCCCATGAATCGCCGCCTGTCTGAGGTGGCGAGTTACACAGCGCAGTTGCTCAAGGGGCATGGATACCAGCCGGCTTCAATGATTGATCGAAAGCTCGATGCCCAAGGGTCAGCGTTCTTCAGCGAAGTTGGGACGCGTGCGCAATAGATGGATCGTTTGGCAGAACGTGGCGCCCCATCAGAATCTCAGCGGCAGCACACGCATGGCGCCCGAAGCAAATCGGGTGACCACGATCAGGTGGTCCAGATCGCGGTCGTAAATCACCGGGAAAGGCTTCGCGCCCAGCTGGCGGACCAAATCACGCAACTCGTCATTCGATGCGGCCACCA
This region of Hydrogenophaga crassostreae genomic DNA includes:
- the pdxR gene encoding MocR-like pyridoxine biosynthesis transcription factor PdxR, with amino-acid sequence MDYALLFNRFGDAKGASVGSRQRQLHECLRGAICNGTLAAGTRLPASRTLAQELGLARNTVLYAYDQLATEGFVLPDRRGTVVAEVAALAAAPLARNALPLRVGLSRRAMAVPTREAPETPVPFAPGVPALEEFPVTLWRRLLDRAWRSLRTEQLNYAAPTGEPVLREAIANHLRVARGALLDSSQVIITDGTQSSLDLCARVFADAGDKAWVESPGYQGALSAFKAAQLKPMGMVVDSEGIAPTASDWQRHPPKLIYVTPSHQYPTGSVLSLTRRLALIEQARAASALIIEDDYDSEFRHEGPPLACMQGLAPDAPVVYLGTFSKTMFPALRIGFMVVPAALMSPLSALLARTTPRGRAADQLALAEFMQSGQFSVHLRRMRRLYRQRRDALVAALERQLGDVADVYGGSAGMHLALRLRNPRADDAGISRALQARGIVAPALSEQAIGKRVQPWRGLLLGYAQVPVEQMPALVKGLDAVVRRWG
- a CDS encoding NUDIX domain-containing protein, producing MTNSACPQLPGRLRNLQEQVLSNDWFVLKKTCFDFQRSDGSWQHQCRETYDRGNGAVLLPYNRAHGTVLLTRQFRFPAYVNGCPDGMLIEACAGLLDGDDPARAIQRETEEELGLRIRAPEKVFDAYMSPGSVTEKLHFFVAEYEAADRVSAGGGKAAEGEDIEVIELPLKQAMEWVAGGRIQDGKTIMLLQWLLLSKTCLP
- a CDS encoding DUF4406 domain-containing protein, with translation MPHSSLSSVQPLLVLICGPYLSGTQGDPALIAANRERLESWALPIYERGHLPLVGEWMALPIIHAAGGRAPGDAVFNAYQYPVAHRLLARCDAVLRIPGASRGADLDVARAQELGLTVFTDIGQLPRLTPATDSTQP
- a CDS encoding DeoR/GlpR family DNA-binding transcription regulator; its protein translation is MLTSQRKKILLQRLASEGHLVAKDLALEWAVSEDTVRRDLRELAQAGQLQRVHGGALPASAAVGDLQVRSQLFTDEKVALGRAGAAMIQSGQLVILDGGTTALQVARHLSPELRATIVTHSPNVAVALAEHPHIEIIVLGGRLFRHSMVNVGASVMEAAAQLRADVYFMGVTGVHPDAGLSTGDAEEAAVKRCLHQRAAETVVLASTEKLLAASAFVVAPLAAASRVVVPAGTPVNTVKALKRGGVNVQRLPKS
- the imuA gene encoding translesion DNA synthesis-associated protein ImuA — its product is MSPAATLLADALPSAGSSALCVNSHASFVPSALPAAVSAALWRGDQLGSAVARVYPSGFEALDAVLPGGGWPGHSLTEILTAHSGSLEWRLLGSLLRDVCAAGRSVVLLGPPRQPHVPGLRLVGLSDKQLVWIQAETPAERLWSAEQLIKANACGALIAWLPQVRAEQIRRLQVLAAGCEAPVLVCRPASAAQESSAAPLRLLARTGLDWELLVDVFKRKGPPLDATLRLPSVPAGLQSILTPRLRLPSALRPRDLPRDPARVLVIDREAEHALVRTPVIASAERHRTVPH
- a CDS encoding Y-family DNA polymerase; translated protein: MLWSALLLLPPPSDTAPSPIEPATLQAVAIWALQFTPRVALADDAVLMEVAGSVRLFGGRRALRDRVWGEGQELGVGQLAWAPNSLAALALARAGRENGLRGLDALLDALPMMVLSAVRPHALTLAHIGCRTLGDVRALPRGGIARRFDKTLLHALDQAYGLAPEGHTWVNLPETFEARLELVFRVDDASALLFGARRLLLQMCGWLAARHSGVTAFTLHWSHDVMRSREAGEGGQLTVGTAEPMRDVEHLCRLLAEHLAKVELAAPVGDLRLTADTVHRLTESSASLLPDNAVHQGETLHLVLERLAARLGPERVLRPVLTEDHRQEWMCRWQAAPLALPKKPVPGPELPQPTFVLPLPLRLAMRGNRPIYQGELQLLAGPQRVEGGWWDRVASSDSGEQVEETTRHVARDYWVALSALAGVLWVFQTRLDEAPAWYLHGHFA
- a CDS encoding error-prone DNA polymerase; the encoded protein is MTPQPLGIPPYAELRCLSNFSFLRGASRPEELVERAKALDYTALALTDECSLAGIVRAHVAAKEQGLKLLVGSQFKVQCSHPFTLVVIATNLNGYGNLCEFITRLRRSAAKGTYRLDLGGIDPKKLVDCLVIAVPDRASTQAQMDETARWLLAQFTGRCWLGAEQLRKLDDEMLLHQLRQSSALTAVPLVAVGDVHMHLRSRKPLQDVLTATRVGKPLTECGYALEPNAEQRLRSRLALAQIYPDDLMRETLRVAERCDFSLDELSYQYPGEVVPEGETPASYLRRIAYEGAGWRWPAGISAKAHDQIEYELALITELNYEHYFLTVYDIVAFARSQGILCQGRGSAANSVVCYCLGITEVDPARTSVLFERFISKERNEPPDIDVDFEHERREEVIQYLYRKYGRERAALTAAVISYQPRSTIRDVGKALGFEESTLSALAKGHWWWDGKTIAVERLIEVGLNPDDLAVRQLIRLSAQLMGFPRHLSQHTGGFVLTRGPLSRLVPIENASMADRTVIEWDKDDLDAMGLLKVDVLALGMLTALRKSLDFISARKGYVFQMQDIPAEDEATYDMICAADTVGVFQIESRAQMSMLPRLRPRCFYDLVIEVALVRPGPIQGGAVHPYLNRRQGKEPITYPKALDAALERTLGVPVFQEQCMQIAIIAAGFTPGEADGLRRAMAAWKRKGGLGKYERRLIDGMTERGYEPEFAKAVFEQVKGFSSYGFPESHAASFALLVYASCWIKHHHPAEFLAAMLNSQPLGFYTPSQLVQDAKRHGVEVRRVDVMVSDEDCTLEEVFEADAFEEDAGLHHSRSLNSAHPEPVEGPTHKPGFAQRLQSFDQLRTGQTQPERIVCEDRPQVFAVRLGLRMVSGLKSEAIQRIMAARRERPFDSADDLARRASLEQGDMKQLAAADALQSLSGHRRQQVWDAAALKSAPILLKDAPVDEDWLALKEAPEGEAIVWDYASLGLTLRRHPLALLRPQLTKRRLQAAEELMACPNGRPVRTCGIVTVRQQPGTAHGVVFVTLEDETGTVQVIIWRALRERFQQALLGARLLAVRGVWQREGDVGNLIAGHLEDLTPLLGRLATGSRDFH